From the Salmo trutta chromosome 30, fSalTru1.1, whole genome shotgun sequence genome, one window contains:
- the LOC115169008 gene encoding SRSF protein kinase 2 isoform X1 gives MERNTCSAQTSVQLTQKTSKPGTSNGLDKLSRLEQLEPEESLDREDPREYCHGGYHPVHIGDTFNRRYQVLSKLGWGYFSTVWLCLDLRFIHYVAVLGRRVAVKVLKSGEGFTQAGQDELTLLRCASGPTARHLQSRRIVQLLDEFKIAGVNGVHVCLVLELLGPDLRCWQVCFGNPGLSLSWVKQVIAQVLQALDYLHTQCKIIHTDIKPENVLLCLEEQNPKQTAGGSACPYPGKDAKSRSTAEKDLVTPISLKEITVKIADLGSSCWVAFELVTGDSLFEPKAGKTFSLEEDHIAHIIELLGKVPAAVALSGKYSMEYFNRKGDMRHIGVLRPWGLYEVLVEKYHFMLKEASLFSDFLLHMLDFQPERRASAAQCLLHPWLSS, from the exons ATGGAGAGGAATACGTGCTCAGCTCAGACTTCTGTACAGTTGACTCAAAAAAC CAGTAAACCTGGGACATCCAATGGACTTGACAAGCTGAGTCGTTTGGAACAGCTAGAGCCAGAGGAGTCACTGGACAGAGAGGACCCCCGAGAATACTGCCATG GGGGGTACCACCCTGTTCACATTGGAGACACCTTCAACAGGAGATACCAGGTTCTGTCTAAGTTGGGCTGGGGATACTTCTCCACTGTATGGCTCTGCTTGGACCTCAGGTTCATTCACTATGTTGCTGT GTTGGGCAGGCGAGTGGCCGTGAAGGTATTGAAGAGTGGAGAAGGATTCACACAGGCTGGGCAAGATGAACTGACTCTGCTACGCTGT GCCAGTGGTCCCACTGCTCGTCACCTCCAAAGCCGGAGGATAGTCCAACTGCTGGATGAGTTTAAGATAGCTGGGGTCAACGGGGTTC ATGTATGCCTAGTGCTGGAGCTGCTGGGACCAGACCTCCGCTGTTGGCAAGTCTGTtttggaaacccagggctatcgCTGTCTTGGGTCAAACAGGTCATTGCTCAG GTTCTTCAAGCATTGGACTACCTGCACACACAATGTAAAATCATCCACACGGACATCAAGCCTGAGAATGtactgttatgtttggaggagcaGAACCCaaaacagacagcagggggcagtgcCTGTCCATACCCTGGGAAAGATGCCAAGTCAAGGAGCACAGCAG AGAAGGACCTGGTCACTCCCATCAGTCTGAAGGAAATCACAGTAAAGATTGCTGACCTGGGAAGCTCCTGTTGGGTG GCTTTTGAGTTGGTCACTGGGGATTCATTATTTGAGCCCAAAGCTGGGAAGACCTTTTCTTTAGAGGAAG ACCACATCGCTCACATAATAGAGCTCCTTGGCAAAGTCCCAGCAGCAGTAGCCTTGTCTGGCAAGTATTCCATGGAGTACTTCAATCGCAAAG GTGACATGCGTCATATCGGAGTGCTGCGGCCCTGGGGTCTATATGAGGTGTTGGTGGAGAAATACCACTTCATGCTGAAGGAGGCCTCTCTGTTCTCTGACTTCCTGTTGCATATGTTGGACTTCCAGCCGGAGAGGAGGGCCAGTGCTGCCCAGTGTCTCCTGCACCCATGGCTTAGCTCCTGA
- the LOC115169008 gene encoding SRSF protein kinase 2 isoform X2: MERNTCSAQTSVQLTQKTSKPGTSNGLDKLSRLEQLEPEESLDREDPREYCHGGYHPVHIGDTFNRRYQVLSKLGWGYFSTVWLCLDLRFIHYVAVLGRRVAVKVLKSGEGFTQAGQDELTLLRCASGPTARHLQSRRIVQLLDEFKIAGVNGVHVCLVLELLGPDLRCWQVCFGNPGLSLSWVKQVIAQVLQALDYLHTQCKIIHTDIKPENVLLCLEEQNPKQTAGGSACPYPGKDAKSRSTAEKDLVTPISLKEITVKIADLGSSCWVYKHFCEEIQTRQYRSLEVLLGSDYGPPADIWSVACMAFELVTGDSLFEPKAGKTFSLEEDHIAHIIELLGKVPAAVALSGKYSMEYFNRKGDMRHIGVLRPWGLYEVLVEKYHFMLKEASLFSDFLLHMLDFQPERRASAAQCLLHPWLSS, encoded by the exons ATGGAGAGGAATACGTGCTCAGCTCAGACTTCTGTACAGTTGACTCAAAAAAC CAGTAAACCTGGGACATCCAATGGACTTGACAAGCTGAGTCGTTTGGAACAGCTAGAGCCAGAGGAGTCACTGGACAGAGAGGACCCCCGAGAATACTGCCATG GGGGGTACCACCCTGTTCACATTGGAGACACCTTCAACAGGAGATACCAGGTTCTGTCTAAGTTGGGCTGGGGATACTTCTCCACTGTATGGCTCTGCTTGGACCTCAGGTTCATTCACTATGTTGCTGT GTTGGGCAGGCGAGTGGCCGTGAAGGTATTGAAGAGTGGAGAAGGATTCACACAGGCTGGGCAAGATGAACTGACTCTGCTACGCTGT GCCAGTGGTCCCACTGCTCGTCACCTCCAAAGCCGGAGGATAGTCCAACTGCTGGATGAGTTTAAGATAGCTGGGGTCAACGGGGTTC ATGTATGCCTAGTGCTGGAGCTGCTGGGACCAGACCTCCGCTGTTGGCAAGTCTGTtttggaaacccagggctatcgCTGTCTTGGGTCAAACAGGTCATTGCTCAG GTTCTTCAAGCATTGGACTACCTGCACACACAATGTAAAATCATCCACACGGACATCAAGCCTGAGAATGtactgttatgtttggaggagcaGAACCCaaaacagacagcagggggcagtgcCTGTCCATACCCTGGGAAAGATGCCAAGTCAAGGAGCACAGCAG AGAAGGACCTGGTCACTCCCATCAGTCTGAAGGAAATCACAGTAAAGATTGCTGACCTGGGAAGCTCCTGTTGGGTG TACAAACATTTCTGTGAGGAAATCCAGACCCGTCAGTACCGCTCACTAGAGGTTCTATTGGGCTCTGACTATGGCCCACCAGCAGACATCTGGAGTGTAGCCTGCATG GCTTTTGAGTTGGTCACTGGGGATTCATTATTTGAGCCCAAAGCTGGGAAGACCTTTTCTTTAGAGGAAG ACCACATCGCTCACATAATAGAGCTCCTTGGCAAAGTCCCAGCAGCAGTAGCCTTGTCTGGCAAGTATTCCATGGAGTACTTCAATCGCAAAG GTGACATGCGTCATATCGGAGTGCTGCGGCCCTGGGGTCTATATGAGGTGTTGGTGGAGAAATACCACTTCATGCTGAAGGAGGCCTCTCTGTTCTCTGACTTCCTGTTGCATATGTTGGACTTCCAGCCGGAGAGGAGGGCCAGTGCTGCCCAGTGTCTCCTGCACCCATGGCTTAGCTCCTGA